The DNA region ATGAAGTAGCAGTAGGTTTACTGCCTGAGGATGATGAATTTTATTATGTTATTGATGACAATTCAGGTATTCAGTCTAGAACATGGGCAAAAACACAGAGCTATAAAATCAAAAATGGTAGTAGAACATACTTAGGTACATATACTACAAACAGAAAATCCACAATAGGCGTAAAAGTTACTGCTGGCCCAGTAGTTGTGAACTTGAAAAATGAATACTCTGAAAGTGGAAAATTTAAAAAATATAAACAGAATTGTACTATTACAGTAAAGTACAAGAGATATAGAAAAGTTGATAACAAATATGTTGATACTAAGACGGTAACTTCAAATACTTCATACACTGATTACGTAAGAATTTAAGAGAAGCTGATGAATATACAGATTTACAAGATAATCTATATTGCGATATATCTATTTATTAAAAAATTTATCCCAGCCGTAGGAGCAAGTTGGGATATTTTTGATAGTAATATTGTCCTTTTTCAGAATTTATTTTTAGCAGTGTTAGGTTTTTTATTTTTTAAACAAGATTTACTTAAGGGGTTAAAAAATGCTCGCACTAAAAAAATGTTTGGATTTGTGATAGGAATAACCTTTATAATGTATTTAATAGACATTTCATATGCAATGTTACTGTCTAAGCCAGTTATAATTCGATACTATTCTTACGGATTCTTAGAAATTTTACAATCAAGTATAATTATTCCTTTCATAGAAGAGCTTGTATAGGTACTGCTTTATAAATTTGAAAGGAAAGATAAGTGTTCAATTTTTATGTATTATTTTATCAAGTATTTTATTTTCAACTGGTCATTTAGCAAGTGTAAATTATAATTTAATTTCACTTATTCCAGTATTTGTTTCAAGCTTATTTTTAAGTTATGTTTATCTCCACAAAAGAAATATATGGTACAATATATTTTCTCATTCATTATATAACTTTTTAATTTTTGTTTATGCTTATATTTTTGCTTTAAACTGATACTTGTAGTTTTTTAGCGTTAATTTTGAATGGAAATCAAATGTAGATTATGACGAGTATCCAACTTTAAAGTACGAAAGTATCATGATGAAAATCATGGTGCTTTTTTGTTAAGGGAGAGTCCAATAGAGTTGCTTAAAATAAAAGTTTAGGATAAAGGATTTATCTATCCTATTTTGTCTATAAAAATATCTTTTCCAAAAACATTCGTTTTTGCTAGTTAAATAATATTCACTATACTTTAATTATGGTGTGATTTTTTAATACCATAATTAAAGTATGAGAAGGAAGAAATTTATGAATTTAGATGAGTTAGGGCTGATGACTTTCCTAGAGTAAGTGAACGTTGGAACAAAGAATGCTCATATGCTTATCAGCAATACAAAAAACATTCTAAAAAATTTTATCTGAGAAGAATAGATGAAGTAGAGATTATGAGCGGTGGCCAATTGGTTTATTATGGTCAAGATATTTTATTAGAATCGTATTCTGAAGAGGCCGAATTCGTAAAATGTGTGATTGACTTGTCAATTATGACAATGGAAATAGTTTGCAAAAATATTATAGTAAAAGAGATTGACATGAAAGATGTATCATTTTTGTGGAATGATAAGAATAAAAAAAATTTGTAAATAACATTTCTAGATAGAACAAATTGAGAGCAAAATAAGGTCTCTTTGATAAGAATAGCTCAATCAAAGTGAGGAGATAACTAAGAGTTGAAATTAATAACTTTTTAGTGATAGTGGCTTTAAGATTATTGTCTGATTTTAAAAATGCAAAACGCAGTTGTCATAAAAAGCAACTGCGTTTTGCATTTTCTATCATTTAAAGCCAAGGTCCAACAATCAATGTATAAATACTTAGACCAACTCCCGCAAGAGCTAAAAGAACGCCTAAGATCAATAAAGGATTGAATTTTTTAGCACTTCCTGCGGCAGGTTCCTTTTTAAATAATTTTGATAAAGCCATGAATAGTAAGCCTAAAATAATCAACAAACCATTTACGAAGAAAGTCGATAGTCCATTCTTTTGGTTCGCATTTTTTAAAAAGGTTGAATGTTGTAGAGCTTTTAATTTTTTAGCATACTGGAATTCAACACTTGGGGCAGAAATTGTAGAAGATACTTGGCTAAGCCCATTATCAAAAGTCACTTGATTGGCAGACAAGGTAAAATTCGGCTGTGTTTCTTTTTGGATCACACCATAGAGGTCTTGTGTCAAGATAACGTCCTCCTGATCGATGGTTTGCTCTCCTTTAGCTAGCAGCTGCTTATATTCATAAGTTGAAAAAGCACGGTCAAAAATGGCGTTACCAAAGGCATGACGTTGTAGTTCGCCGTTTTGATCTTCCCAGTCACCGACACCGAGGATCACTTCGATCAGACGTGTTTCACCGCGGACAGCAGTTGCTGCATAGTTGAAGCCGCCAGTTGGGCTTGATCCAGTTTTTAAGCCATCTGCGCCTTCGTAACCGTAAGCAAGTCCTGGTAAAGAGTAGTTATGATTTTCCAGCACTTCAGCGTAAGGTGTGTTTTCCATGATCGTGATTTGGGTGGGGCTTGTATATGTCACTGTTTCTGGATATTCCTTCAACAAATGATAGCTTAAAATCGCCAAATCACGTGCAGTTGAAACATTGTCTGCATTTTGATCGATGCCAGCGGGATTGTAATAGCCATTGAATGAAGCTGTGTCAGCACCGCTACAGTTATAAAACGTCGATTTAGTCATACCTAGCTCTTTTGCTTTATCGTTCATCATATGGATGAATTTTGCTTCGTCATTTGCTGTGACCAGGTTTGCGAGCATCACCGTGGCAACATTTGAGGATTGTACCATTACAGCATAAAGTAAATCGCGAACAGGATAATCGACGCCAGAGACAATATTATTATTGCTCAACTCATAGATTTGTGAAATCGCCTGATCACTGTCTGTTGCTTTGACCGTCGTATCTAAAGTGAATTTTCCTTGGGCGATTGCTTCAAAAACAAGATAAGCAGACATCAATTTAGCGATACTGGCAGGGTTCCAAGCAAGATCAGGATTATCTTCCCATAAAACCTGTCCCGTATGAGCTTCGATCACAATGGAGGCTTTAGGCTTATAATAATCGCTTGTTTCGTAGCCAGCATTTTGGGTGATCGTCAATATATCTTCTTCCGCATAAGCATCTACAGCAGCAAAAATACTTGCAGCATAACCAAAGACTAAAAGCAGAGTGCTTATCCTTAATAAAATTGTTTTTTTCTTCATAATAAATATAAACATCCTTTGTTATTCCTCCGGTTCAGCTAAAAGCGACCGAATATTTTTAAATGTCATTCTAATTGGAGCCTGAATTTTCTTTTTTCTAAATTATGTGTGTTCAAAAATGTATTGTAACAGATTTTACTTCTTGTTGTCCGAAAATAAATTTTTTTTTAGAAAAAGGACAACATAATCGTGCAGACAATCGATTCTATTTTTTTCAATATAAAACATCACTAATTTATGTGCGAAATCACTCTTTATTATGCCCACAAAACTCTCTTTCTTACCAACAATATGTAAAATATTATAAAAGTAACTATTTTCATTTTACGTGAAAATGAATGAAAGAGATACGTTTTTGGGCGATTTTTAATAAAAAGTAATGATTGCAGGAAACTAAGCTCCTCCTTTATTTTTTTGCTATAGGTACTTTAACGAACGATTCCTCGAAAAAAGTAATTTCCAGTTAAGTTTGGTATACTTTAAAGAGATGGAGGTGCTGTTGATGAAAATTGAAACGATGGTTGCATCTGAATGGCATAACTTTGCCGCTCAGGTAGCTGAAAGTCGCCAATTGTTCCCTTTATTTGAGACACATTCTTCAGCAAGAGAAGTATTTACTAGAAGTGTGCGTAAGAATACTGGACATGCTTATGTTGCTTATGCCGGGAAAGTTCCCTATCTATTTATAATGACTGAATCAGAGCGGGTAACCAATTTACTGCTGCTTCAGGAAACGGTAAAAACAGGTTGGTCGTCTATTTTCACAGTGATCGAGCACTTATTTAAACGGACGTTTCAGGGATCAGCCAGCTTTCATTTTCCACATCATCTTACACTTCATTTAAAAGAGCTCTTTTTAATGCATGGATATAAAGAGATAGAGGAGAATCGTTTTAGTAAGGTGCTGGACTATCATACAAGCTTAGTGTTAGGTGGCGGCGGTGCTAGAGGGGCATATCAGATCGGTGTTTGGCAAGCGGTGAAAGAATTAGAGATACCGATCGAACTTATTACTGGAACCTCTGTCGGGGCATTAAATGGAGCGTTGATCCTACAAGGGGATTTTGAAGCGGCTAAAAAGATGTGGGAAGAAATTGACACTAAAAAGATTTTAGCTTTTCCCGTCAATAAAACCACTAATGATACATTTGGTGGTGTGCTTAGTCAGGTAGGAGCCTTCACGATAAATGCGATTCAAACAAAAGGTGTGTCTACAAAACCCTTACAAGAATTGATCCGGGATACTTTTTCTGCGGAAAAAATGCAGCAGGTGAGTACTGATTTTTATTTAGTGACCACAGAGCTGCCGAACTTTCAGGAAAAAGTGATCCGGTTTAACGGGAAGCAACAATCCAAATGGCAAAATTGGCTTTTAGCATCAGCCTCCTTTTTCCCAGCCATGGCCGCGGCCGAAATAGCAGATAAATACTATGTTGATGGGGGTTACCGCAACAATATTCCAGTGGATGTTGCTATCGAACATGGAGCAACAGAATGTATCATTGTTGATGTCAAGGGGCCAGGTATCACGAAGCCTGTAAAAATTCGTGATGAAATCACCTGTCTGACTTTACAGACACCTTGGTCAATGGGGGCAGTGCTTTTATTTGATGGTGCACGCTCTGTTCAGAATATTAAGCTGGGCTATTTGGAAACGATGAAAATAATCGGGGAAAAGTATAAAGGTCATTGGTATACTTTTGATGAGACATTCGATAGCCTAATACAGTTTCAGCAACAGTTTTTTACGTATATCAAAGAGACCTATCAGCTGAAATTATGGCTGTCAGTTGAACAAAAAAATAAGATCTGTAAGAAAATGCGTAAAGTTTATAAAGACAGGGTGTTCACTGAAAATATTGGGTTAGTGTTAGTGGAGTTGTTAGCAAAAAATCAGGGAATCTCTGCGGCCAAGCTTTATACGATCGAAGAAATGATCGGAATTTTACAGCAGAAAAAAGAAATGAAGACTGATTTAGTTGAGACGATCGGTATGATTTCAGTACAAGAATGGCTGAAAAAGTATTATGATGATTATTTTTTATTATCTGAGAAGCAGCAATTAGCCGCACTAACCAGTTTACTTGCATCAAATGAACAGGAAAAAGCACAATGGTTAGCAACTTTAGTGGATAAACTGCCTGTTCAAGTATTACAATTATTGATGATCGAATTTATTCAAACAAGGAGTGGTAAATAATGGCACAAGAATTTTCATATGAAATCGTAGAAGAAATCGCCGTACTATCTGAAAATCAAAAAGGTTGGCGTAAAGAATTAAATTTGGTCAGCTGGAACGGACGCCCGCCAAAATTTGATTTAAGAGATTGGTCTGCGGGTCATGAGAAGATGGGAAAAGGTATCACCTTGACCAACGAGGAGTTTGAAGCCCTATCTAATGCAATAAAATCTATGTAGGAAGGACACCCTGTCAATGAAAAGTATGACTGGATTCGGAAAAGAAACATTCTTAAATGATCGCTATCAAATCGATGTAGAGATCAAGAGCGTCAATCAACGCTTTTTAGATATCCAATTACGGATGCCTAAAGAACTCAATCCGCATGAAATGGCGATTCGTCAGTTAATGAAGCAAACATTACAGCGTGGTAGAGTAGAAGCATATATCACTATCAAACAAACAGGTAGTAGTAATCAAGAGGTACAAGTTCATTGGAAACTGATTCATCAGCTGTTAAGTGAAATTGAACAGGAGTTATCTGCTACATACCCAAAAGCGATTTTTGAACCTGGTAGAAGTATTGAACAGCTGCTAAACAATCCTGATTATGTTGAAGTAACAGAAAAACAGGAGGCTGACGAAGCGTTCGGCACACTTGTCTTAGAAATCGTGAAACAAGCAGTAGAGAAGATCGATGCTAGTCGACTGCAGGAAGGACAACAAATTCAGCAAGTACTAACTGGTTATGGGCAGGAATTTATCAAGTTAGTCAAAGAATTGACTGGATTTGTCGATGTCTATGAAAAAGACTATCGAGAAAAGTTTGAAGCCCGCTTAAATGATTGGCTAGGTACTCAAGTCGATGAAAACCGTCTATTGACTGAAATGGCGATTCTTCTTGAAAAAGGGGATATCCATGAGGAGTTGGATCGCTTAATGATCCATATCGACAAAATGCAGACACTATTATTGCAGGAAGAGCCTGTTGGTCGAGAGCTAGATTTTCTGATCCAGGAAATGAACCGTGAAGTCAATACGATCGGTTCGAAATCAAGCCCGATCGAGATCAAGAACATTGTGGTTCAGATGAAGACGATCCTAGAGAAAATTCGTGAACAAATTCAAAATATCGAATAAGATAAATTTTTGGTGATTAAGCCAATTAGCAGTATAATGAAGAAGAGGTGAAAGTGTATGTCGAATTACTATGATGTTACTTTCCATGAATTAAGTGGGAAGTCTGTTGTAAAAAGAGAAATTATATCAGAAAAAGACACGTTTGATGTCTGGCAGGATGCTTGTGAGTCGTTTACAGATGAGATGCTGAATATCCGAATCAATGAAGATACTTTCGTATCATTGAATCGTCGTTTTGTTGTTCGAATCGATGTAGAGGAAGTCGAAGGACCTGTAGACAAACAAATCAAACGCCATGACGAAATCATGGGTGTTGTGAACACATTGTCAAATATGGGCTTTTAAGGCATAAAAAAAATCCTATAAGAAAAGAGGATGGGACAGAAGTGTTCAACTCCGAGAAATAAGAAGAAATTCACGAAAATTGTTCTTCAAATTTTTGTGAATTTTAGCTTATTTCCGAAGGAGTTACTTCTGCTTCCACCGTTTATTCGTTTTCAAAGGGACTGGGGTGTAACTCGTAGAGTTATGTCCCAGCCCCTTTTTCTAATGATCCCAAGAGATAAAATGGTCAAAAGGACATACGGCAACATAAGAAGAGCCCGATCCACTTTTTCTCTGGATATTCCAGTCTATAAAAAGAACCAAACGCTGACAGCGCCAATGATAAAGAGAAAGCCGAAAATGACGAATGAACGAGTCATAAACGTACCTACTGTACGACTACCCCGTCGTGGTCCTGAAACACGTTTTCTACATAAGCGGGAAAGCACAAAGAATAGCACCCCTAAAAAGGTCATACTGCCGCTGATCCAATAGTTGATTTTATCTTTCTCAAACGGGAAGAGGGAGGTTTTCGTTTGTTTTTGCTGTCTCTTAGTCTTTTCTTGAACGGCCGTTTGTTTTTCTTGGTAGCTGACAGTTTGAACGGGTAGTTTTGGAGAAACTTGTCCCAATTCGCTTGCAAGGCTCAAGGCACCATTTTCTGTGATGAAGTGAGGTTCGGTTCCTTTTTTTACGAAACCGTAAAAATCCTGCTCCAAAGTGATTTCTTTTTGATTGACTGTATTCGGACCTTTGTTCAGCAATTTTTTATACTCGTAAGCAGAAAAGGTATTATCTAAAATGGCATTTCCAGCAATGTGACGTTCATATTCTCCTTCTTGATCTGACCAATCACCAACTCCTAAAATAACTTCAATGAGACGAATCTCTCCTTTTTTTGCGGTAGCAATATAGTTGAAGCCGCCTGTTGGACTTGAACCGGTCTTCAGCCCGTCGACTCCTTCATAGCCATATTTAGCACCTGGTAAAGAATAATTATAGGTTTCAAATGTTTCTTCGTAGGGTGTATTTTCCATCGTTGTGACTACAGGTTTGCTTGTGAACTGCAGTGCATCGGGATACTTTTTGATTAGATGATAAGCTAAAATAGCCAAATCACGTGCAGTTGATTTGTTATCGCCATCAGGATCGATTCCAGTTGCTTGGTAATATCCGTCAAAAGCACTGATTTGTGCGCCGCTACAGTTAAAATAAGTCGTATTCTCCATACCTAACTCAGCTGCCTTTTCATTCATTCGATGAATGAAGCTTGTTTCATCACCATCAGCTACTAGATTTGCCAGCATCAATGTTGCGACATTTGAAGAAGGAACAGCGATCATGGTCAGCAAATCTCGAACAGGATATTCAACGCCTAAAGAAATTTTGTTATTGCTCAAAGCGTAAAGCTGAGAAATATTTACATATTTTTCTGTAGCTGTGACAGTGGTATCTAGTGAGAATTTACCTTGTTCCATTGCTTCAAATGCTAAGTACATGGTCATGACTTTCGCGATACTTGCCGGACTCCAAGATAAATCAGGCTGATCTTCCCATAAGATTTGTCCAGAGCCGGCGTCGATAACGATCGAGGCTTTTGGCCGATAGCCGTCCTTGATAGGATATTTAGGATTTTCTGTAAAATCTGTTTCGTTAGTGACAGCTTCCACTGTTTGCTGGAAAGTTCCAATCAAAAAGCAAAGGAGCAATGAGAAAAAAATGATTAGAGGTAATTGTTTTTTGGGCGTAAGCATGGTGTAATTCCTTTCTTATTTTTGTTATATAATAAAGGTGGGTTATTCTGTTGTTTCAATGCATATTATATTCATTTTACTAGAAAAATGGGGTTCATGCATACTTTTTTTGAGAATTTAGAAAGTCATTTAAAAATTTTTAATCAATCTATGTTTTTTTATCTAGTGCAGAGAAATTGTCTATATGAGGAAAAATATCTTTTTCTTAGCAAACCTTAATCATAAAGTCTTGAAAATTATGGGAAAAAAGTGCATTATAGAACTAATACTTTATTAATTGCTGGCATTTGCTAGTATAATGCTAAATTGTCTAGCTATATGAACAGAGTTTGTATAGTTTTTAATGAAAGGAAGTCATCATGTCAGAGCGTGGATTATTAATTGTACTATCAGGACCTTCTGGAGTGGGGAAGGGCACCGTACGTAAAGCAATTTTTGATAGTGAAGAGAATGATTTTCAGTATTCAGTTTCTATGACGACCCGTCAAATGCGGGAAGGAGAAGTGGAAGGTGTCGACTACTATTTCCGAACGAAAGAGGAATTTGAAGCGATGATCGAAGCAGGTGAGATGCTGGAGTATGCCCAATATGTAGGGAATTACTACGGGACACCGCTATCTTACGTCAATCAAACGCTGGATGAAGGAAAAGATGTCTTTTTAGAAATCGAGGTTCAAGGAGCCGAACAGGTCAAAGAGAAAGTGCCGGATGGTGTCTTTATTTTTCTAACGCCGCCAGATTTAGCAGAACTAAAATCACGAATCGTCGGACGTGGGACAGATGCTCATGATGTGATCGAAGAGCGCATGCGTGTTGCTCGTGAAGAAATCGAAATGATGGCATTATATGATTATGCAGTTGTAAATGACGAAGTACCCAAAGCTGTAAAACGCATCAAGGAAATTATTGCGAGTGAACATTTTCGTGTTGATCGAGTAATTGGCAAATATATTAAAATGTTGAAGGAGATGTAGCCTCATGATGTTAAAACCATCTATTGACTCATTATTGAAAGAAGTACCATCAAAATACTCACTAGTGATCTTAGCGAGTAAACGTGCGCACGAATTAGACGAAGGAGCACAGCCAACACTGGAAAGCTTTGAATCAGTAAAAAGCGTTGGACAAGCACTTGAAGAAATCGATGCAGCAACAGTGATCAATGATCCTAGACCAGAAGAGAAGCGTGAAAGAATGCGTCTAGCAAAAGAAGAACAAAAAATGAGACATGAACAAGAACAAAAGGAACTTGAAAATCGTATTCGCGAAGAGAAAAGTCTTTAATATACCTAAACTTAAAAATAAGTTTCAAGATTAAAAAACGAAGAATGAAAATCTTTTTATGATTTTCATTCTTCGTTTTTTTATTTTTAAGCATATCTGCATCTATCATTTTTGTAAGTTGACATGAAACGACAGGAAACGATATTTTATTTATTATTTTTTGTTATATAATCATTGTTATGGGTTTGCTTTTAGATTTAAAAAAGAGAATTCATAGCTTATTCGTTAGATAAGAATAATAAGTTAAATTTTTTTGTAAAAAAATAAAATATTTCTTGTTTTTAAATCAAACGAGAAACATTTTTATTTGA from Enterococcus sp. 9D6_DIV0238 includes:
- a CDS encoding YicC/YloC family endoribonuclease → MKSMTGFGKETFLNDRYQIDVEIKSVNQRFLDIQLRMPKELNPHEMAIRQLMKQTLQRGRVEAYITIKQTGSSNQEVQVHWKLIHQLLSEIEQELSATYPKAIFEPGRSIEQLLNNPDYVEVTEKQEADEAFGTLVLEIVKQAVEKIDASRLQEGQQIQQVLTGYGQEFIKLVKELTGFVDVYEKDYREKFEARLNDWLGTQVDENRLLTEMAILLEKGDIHEELDRLMIHIDKMQTLLLQEEPVGRELDFLIQEMNREVNTIGSKSSPIEIKNIVVQMKTILEKIREQIQNIE
- a CDS encoding DUF1958 domain-containing protein, with translation MKKKTILLRISTLLLVFGYAASIFAAVDAYAEEDILTITQNAGYETSDYYKPKASIVIEAHTGQVLWEDNPDLAWNPASIAKLMSAYLVFEAIAQGKFTLDTTVKATDSDQAISQIYELSNNNIVSGVDYPVRDLLYAVMVQSSNVATVMLANLVTANDEAKFIHMMNDKAKELGMTKSTFYNCSGADTASFNGYYNPAGIDQNADNVSTARDLAILSYHLLKEYPETVTYTSPTQITIMENTPYAEVLENHNYSLPGLAYGYEGADGLKTGSSPTGGFNYAATAVRGETRLIEVILGVGDWEDQNGELQRHAFGNAIFDRAFSTYEYKQLLAKGEQTIDQEDVILTQDLYGVIQKETQPNFTLSANQVTFDNGLSQVSSTISAPSVEFQYAKKLKALQHSTFLKNANQKNGLSTFFVNGLLIILGLLFMALSKLFKKEPAAGSAKKFNPLLILGVLLALAGVGLSIYTLIVGPWL
- a CDS encoding LMxysn_1693 family intestinal colonization protein, with amino-acid sequence MKKLIFSIVCSGFLFVVIGNDLITEAVEPEIINEVAVGLLPEDDEFYYVIDDNSGIQSRTWAKTQSYKIKNGSRTYLGTYTTNRKSTIGVKVTAGPVVVNLKNEYSESGKFKKYKQNCTITVKYKRYRKVDNKYVDTKTVTSNTSYTDYVRI
- the rpoZ gene encoding DNA-directed RNA polymerase subunit omega, whose protein sequence is MMLKPSIDSLLKEVPSKYSLVILASKRAHELDEGAQPTLESFESVKSVGQALEEIDAATVINDPRPEEKRERMRLAKEEQKMRHEQEQKELENRIREEKSL
- a CDS encoding patatin-like phospholipase family protein, encoding MKIETMVASEWHNFAAQVAESRQLFPLFETHSSAREVFTRSVRKNTGHAYVAYAGKVPYLFIMTESERVTNLLLLQETVKTGWSSIFTVIEHLFKRTFQGSASFHFPHHLTLHLKELFLMHGYKEIEENRFSKVLDYHTSLVLGGGGARGAYQIGVWQAVKELEIPIELITGTSVGALNGALILQGDFEAAKKMWEEIDTKKILAFPVNKTTNDTFGGVLSQVGAFTINAIQTKGVSTKPLQELIRDTFSAEKMQQVSTDFYLVTTELPNFQEKVIRFNGKQQSKWQNWLLASASFFPAMAAAEIADKYYVDGGYRNNIPVDVAIEHGATECIIVDVKGPGITKPVKIRDEITCLTLQTPWSMGAVLLFDGARSVQNIKLGYLETMKIIGEKYKGHWYTFDETFDSLIQFQQQFFTYIKETYQLKLWLSVEQKNKICKKMRKVYKDRVFTENIGLVLVELLAKNQGISAAKLYTIEEMIGILQQKKEMKTDLVETIGMISVQEWLKKYYDDYFLLSEKQQLAALTSLLASNEQEKAQWLATLVDKLPVQVLQLLMIEFIQTRSGK
- a CDS encoding YdbC family protein → MAQEFSYEIVEEIAVLSENQKGWRKELNLVSWNGRPPKFDLRDWSAGHEKMGKGITLTNEEFEALSNAIKSM
- a CDS encoding DUF1958 domain-containing protein; this translates as MLTPKKQLPLIIFFSLLLCFLIGTFQQTVEAVTNETDFTENPKYPIKDGYRPKASIVIDAGSGQILWEDQPDLSWSPASIAKVMTMYLAFEAMEQGKFSLDTTVTATEKYVNISQLYALSNNKISLGVEYPVRDLLTMIAVPSSNVATLMLANLVADGDETSFIHRMNEKAAELGMENTTYFNCSGAQISAFDGYYQATGIDPDGDNKSTARDLAILAYHLIKKYPDALQFTSKPVVTTMENTPYEETFETYNYSLPGAKYGYEGVDGLKTGSSPTGGFNYIATAKKGEIRLIEVILGVGDWSDQEGEYERHIAGNAILDNTFSAYEYKKLLNKGPNTVNQKEITLEQDFYGFVKKGTEPHFITENGALSLASELGQVSPKLPVQTVSYQEKQTAVQEKTKRQQKQTKTSLFPFEKDKINYWISGSMTFLGVLFFVLSRLCRKRVSGPRRGSRTVGTFMTRSFVIFGFLFIIGAVSVWFFL
- the gmk gene encoding guanylate kinase gives rise to the protein MSERGLLIVLSGPSGVGKGTVRKAIFDSEENDFQYSVSMTTRQMREGEVEGVDYYFRTKEEFEAMIEAGEMLEYAQYVGNYYGTPLSYVNQTLDEGKDVFLEIEVQGAEQVKEKVPDGVFIFLTPPDLAELKSRIVGRGTDAHDVIEERMRVAREEIEMMALYDYAVVNDEVPKAVKRIKEIIASEHFRVDRVIGKYIKMLKEM
- a CDS encoding type II CAAX prenyl endopeptidase Rce1 family protein, which translates into the protein MKGKISVQFLCIILSSILFSTGHLASVNYNLISLIPVFVSSLFLSYVYLHKRNIWYNIFSHSLYNFLIFVYAYIFALN